A single Bosea sp. PAMC 26642 DNA region contains:
- a CDS encoding thiamine pyrophosphate-binding protein translates to MRRDTSSAERIDEAAATERVTGADLLAARLAAAGATHAFGIPGGEVLALVDALERAGIHFLLAKHENAAGFMAEGLWHATGALPVLVATLGPGVANAVNVVANAQQDRVPLIFITGCVDQALAESFTHQVFDHQAVLRPLVKASFRAAPGTEDLVIEKAIAIARRGRPGPVHIDLPISVAEARTERREPPATPRRQAVITADLAAARELIANARRPLVIAGLDLVNQGGAAALDRFLLCTGAPLLTTYKAKGLVPEQDHRVIGGVGLSPKADAIVKPLIDAADLIVLSGYDPIEMRQGWRNPWPADKRVIDIVAEDMPHGMHGATLRLEGDVGAILTLLADARMPGNIWPGGEPGTIRTRFRQAFAAPSDWGPHAVFETLRSVAPVDTVATADSGAHRILLSQIWECDGPRRLLQSTGLCTMGCALPLATGAALGSGRPTLCFVGDAGLEMVLGELATLRDLKLPVVIALLVDESLGLIALKQRQLDLKRAGVDFGATDFVAVAQAMGGHGVAIVDRDGLRREAQAAFQRDGFTLLACRIDARDYEGAF, encoded by the coding sequence ATGCGCCGTGATACCAGCTCAGCCGAACGGATAGACGAGGCGGCTGCGACCGAGCGCGTTACCGGCGCCGATCTTCTCGCCGCCCGGCTGGCTGCCGCTGGCGCAACCCACGCCTTCGGCATTCCTGGCGGCGAGGTCCTGGCGCTCGTCGATGCGCTCGAGCGCGCCGGCATCCATTTCCTGCTCGCCAAGCACGAAAATGCTGCAGGCTTCATGGCCGAAGGCCTCTGGCATGCCACGGGCGCTCTGCCCGTCCTTGTCGCGACATTGGGGCCCGGCGTCGCCAATGCGGTCAATGTCGTCGCCAATGCGCAGCAGGACCGCGTGCCGCTGATCTTCATTACCGGCTGCGTCGATCAGGCCCTCGCGGAGAGTTTCACGCATCAGGTCTTCGATCACCAGGCCGTGTTGCGCCCGCTGGTCAAGGCGAGCTTTCGCGCCGCCCCCGGCACCGAGGACCTGGTCATCGAGAAGGCGATCGCTATCGCCAGGCGAGGCCGGCCCGGGCCGGTCCATATCGACCTGCCGATCTCGGTCGCGGAAGCCCGCACGGAGAGACGTGAGCCGCCCGCCACACCAAGACGACAGGCCGTCATCACGGCCGATCTCGCCGCGGCTCGCGAGCTGATTGCAAACGCGAGGAGGCCGCTGGTCATTGCCGGGCTGGACCTCGTCAATCAGGGCGGCGCCGCCGCGCTCGACCGGTTCCTGCTGTGTACCGGCGCACCGCTGCTCACCACCTACAAGGCCAAGGGGCTCGTGCCTGAGCAGGATCATCGCGTCATCGGCGGCGTCGGTCTCTCACCAAAAGCCGACGCCATCGTGAAGCCGCTGATCGACGCGGCCGACTTGATCGTGTTGTCCGGCTATGACCCGATCGAGATGCGGCAGGGCTGGCGCAACCCTTGGCCGGCGGACAAGCGCGTCATCGATATCGTTGCCGAAGATATGCCGCATGGCATGCATGGCGCGACCTTGAGGCTCGAGGGCGATGTCGGCGCGATCCTGACCCTGCTCGCGGACGCCCGCATGCCTGGCAACATCTGGCCGGGCGGTGAGCCTGGGACCATCCGCACCCGTTTTCGGCAGGCCTTTGCTGCGCCCTCCGACTGGGGGCCACATGCCGTGTTCGAAACGCTACGCTCGGTCGCGCCGGTAGACACCGTCGCGACGGCCGATTCCGGCGCGCATCGAATCCTGCTCAGCCAGATCTGGGAATGCGACGGACCGCGCCGCCTGCTGCAATCGACGGGGCTCTGCACCATGGGCTGCGCCCTGCCGCTCGCGACCGGTGCGGCGCTCGGCTCAGGCCGGCCGACACTCTGCTTCGTCGGCGATGCCGGTCTTGAAATGGTGCTGGGAGAACTCGCCACGCTGCGCGACCTTAAACTGCCGGTCGTCATCGCCTTGCTCGTCGACGAGAGCCTGGGCCTGATCGCGCTGAAGCAGCGCCAGCTCGACCTGAAGCGTGCCGGCGTCGATTTCGGCGCGACCGATTTCGTCGCGGTGGCGCAGGCCATGGGCGGACATGGCGTGGCGATCGTCGATCGCGACGGCCTGAGGCGCGAGGCGCAAGCCGCTTTCCAGCGTGACGGGTTCACGCTGCTCGCCTGCCGCATCGATGCCCGCGACTATGAGGGAGCCTTCTGA
- a CDS encoding extracellular catalytic domain type 1 short-chain-length polyhydroxyalkanoate depolymerase produces MRNIADTIARLNAARGMGRASTQSSRLAEITDFGTNPGALRAHSYVPEGLPRSAPLVVVLHGCTQTAAGYDHGSGWSTLADQRGFALLYPEQQRANNPNLCFNWFVPGDIRRDAGEALSIAQMIETMVTTHRLDARRVFVTGLSAGGAMASVMLATYPEVFAGGAVIAGLPFGCAASVPEALDRMRGHGLPRGEVLQSALRDASDHDGPWPTVSVWHGTRDATVLPVNADAVVAQWRGVHGVGPKPTETDTVSGHVRRVWRDASGAAKIEEFQVAGMGHGTPLRAGDGIGAPGAFMLDAGLSSTRHIADFWQLPEISGAVDRAHETPTPKIVAPRPNPGGRASADGPPANAVAAGVGKVIEDALRAAGLMR; encoded by the coding sequence ATGCGCAACATTGCCGATACCATCGCTCGCCTGAATGCCGCCCGCGGCATGGGCCGGGCCTCGACGCAATCCTCCCGCCTCGCCGAGATCACGGATTTCGGCACCAACCCGGGAGCGCTGAGGGCGCATAGCTATGTGCCGGAAGGCTTGCCCCGTAGTGCGCCGCTGGTCGTCGTGCTGCATGGCTGCACCCAGACGGCGGCGGGATACGACCACGGCTCGGGATGGTCGACGCTGGCCGACCAGCGCGGCTTTGCGCTGCTCTATCCGGAGCAGCAGCGGGCGAACAACCCCAACCTCTGTTTCAACTGGTTCGTCCCCGGCGACATCCGCCGCGATGCGGGCGAGGCGCTTTCGATCGCCCAGATGATCGAGACGATGGTCACGACCCATCGCCTCGACGCGCGGCGGGTCTTCGTCACGGGCCTCTCGGCCGGTGGGGCGATGGCGTCGGTAATGCTCGCCACCTACCCGGAAGTCTTCGCCGGCGGGGCGGTCATCGCGGGGCTGCCCTTTGGCTGCGCCGCCTCGGTTCCCGAGGCGCTCGACCGGATGCGCGGCCACGGTCTGCCCCGAGGCGAAGTCCTGCAAAGCGCCTTGAGGGATGCCTCGGACCACGACGGCCCCTGGCCGACGGTCTCCGTTTGGCATGGCACGCGCGATGCCACGGTGTTGCCCGTCAATGCGGATGCGGTCGTCGCGCAATGGCGAGGCGTTCATGGGGTCGGCCCGAAGCCGACGGAGACGGATACGGTCTCCGGTCATGTCCGGCGTGTCTGGCGCGACGCTTCGGGGGCTGCCAAAATCGAGGAATTCCAGGTCGCCGGCATGGGGCACGGTACGCCCTTGCGCGCGGGGGACGGCATCGGTGCGCCCGGAGCCTTCATGCTCGACGCTGGACTGTCATCGACGCGCCATATTGCGGACTTCTGGCAGCTGCCCGAGATTTCCGGTGCGGTGGATCGGGCGCACGAGACGCCAACGCCGAAGATCGTGGCTCCGCGCCCCAATCCGGGCGGCAGGGCTTCCGCGGATGGCCCGCCCGCCAATGCCGTCGCGGCCGGGGTCGGGAAGGTGATCGAAGACGCGCTGCGAGCGGCAGGTCTGATGCGATAG
- a CDS encoding OpgC family protein, which produces MAEAPNKAKRPRDERLDFFRGITMLIILVAHLPENSWNAFIPARFGFSSGAELFVFCSGIASALAFGSVFVRRGLLLGTARIAYRIWQVYWAQIGLVLALIALATLFDRAFGLAELAARFPMLLSDPEGALFGLVTLTWQPDYLDILPMYLVILALVPLAMVLRRVHTVLPFLMVGLLYALVWICDINLPGNPWNGAGWFLNPFAWQLIFFLGFFIGMKWLPVPRLGERNLMLAATAFIVLSIPLSFWAILAHWPAAQALRDLIIPGAEKSNLHILRVLHFLALAYLVLSLIEPYRQRLDIGVGHLLILIGRQSLATFLASVVLARLAGTVADMTGRSELIVALLNFTGFGLILSVAVVVGWFKRAPWSGPAPEIVLQKTESPRLDGSPVAGSLPTRVREAS; this is translated from the coding sequence ATGGCTGAGGCCCCGAACAAGGCGAAGCGTCCGCGCGACGAGCGGCTCGACTTCTTCCGCGGCATCACCATGCTGATCATTCTGGTGGCGCATCTGCCGGAGAACAGCTGGAACGCCTTCATCCCGGCTCGCTTCGGCTTTTCCTCGGGTGCGGAGCTCTTTGTGTTCTGCTCGGGCATCGCCAGCGCCCTCGCCTTCGGCAGCGTCTTCGTCCGGCGTGGGCTTCTGCTCGGCACGGCCCGCATCGCCTACCGGATCTGGCAGGTCTATTGGGCGCAGATCGGCCTCGTCCTGGCGCTGATCGCGCTCGCGACCCTGTTCGATCGTGCTTTCGGCCTTGCTGAGCTCGCCGCCCGCTTCCCGATGCTGCTCAGCGATCCCGAGGGCGCGTTGTTCGGCCTGGTGACCCTGACCTGGCAGCCCGATTATCTCGACATCCTGCCGATGTATCTCGTCATCCTGGCGCTGGTGCCGCTGGCGATGGTCTTGAGGCGCGTCCACACTGTGCTGCCATTCCTGATGGTCGGGCTGCTCTACGCGCTGGTCTGGATCTGCGACATCAATTTGCCGGGCAATCCCTGGAACGGCGCCGGCTGGTTCCTCAATCCCTTCGCATGGCAACTCATCTTCTTCCTCGGCTTCTTCATCGGCATGAAATGGCTGCCGGTGCCGCGTCTCGGCGAGCGAAACCTCATGCTGGCGGCCACCGCATTTATTGTCCTCTCTATTCCACTCTCCTTCTGGGCCATTCTGGCGCATTGGCCGGCAGCCCAGGCTCTGCGCGACCTGATCATCCCCGGCGCCGAGAAGAGCAACCTGCATATTCTGCGCGTGCTGCATTTCCTGGCACTGGCCTATCTCGTGCTGAGCCTGATCGAGCCATATCGCCAGCGCCTCGACATCGGGGTCGGGCATCTCCTGATCCTGATCGGCCGGCAGTCGCTCGCGACCTTCCTGGCCAGCGTCGTGCTCGCCCGCCTCGCCGGTACCGTGGCCGACATGACCGGGCGCAGCGAGCTCATCGTCGCACTGCTCAACTTTACTGGATTCGGCCTGATCCTTAGCGTCGCCGTCGTCGTCGGCTGGTTCAAGCGCGCGCCCTGGAGCGGGCCTGCGCCCGAGATCGTCCTGCAGAAAACCGAGTCGCCACGCTTGGACGGCTCGCCAGTCGCCGGATCTCTGCCAACACGGGTCCGTGAAGCAAGTTGA
- the rlmB gene encoding 23S rRNA (guanosine(2251)-2'-O)-methyltransferase RlmB: protein MSDDHRRPGGPSRGGKPPRNDWSRRDGPPPHRPGDIDEAVLYGVHPVIEALRNPKRRHRRLLATENALKRLQEEVGDLPVEAELVRPSEIDRLLTPDSVHQGLYLVCDPLPSPDLDSLPDDAIVLALDQITDPHNVGAILRSAAAFAASAVIVTIRHSPAATGVLAKSASGALEHVPLIAVRNLGDALDDLGKRGFLRIGFDSDGEVAFDDVVLRRPLVMVMGAEGKGLRQRTRDLCDQVARLEVPGTITSLNVSNATAIALYAASRRP, encoded by the coding sequence ATGTCCGACGATCATCGCAGGCCGGGCGGTCCCAGTCGGGGCGGCAAGCCCCCACGCAACGACTGGAGCCGTCGCGACGGCCCGCCGCCGCATCGGCCAGGCGACATCGACGAGGCCGTGCTCTACGGCGTTCATCCGGTCATCGAGGCGCTGCGCAACCCGAAGCGCCGGCACCGCCGGCTGCTCGCCACCGAGAACGCACTGAAGCGTCTGCAGGAGGAGGTCGGAGATCTCCCTGTCGAGGCGGAACTCGTCCGCCCCTCCGAGATCGACCGGCTGTTGACGCCCGATTCGGTGCATCAGGGGCTTTATCTCGTCTGCGATCCCCTGCCCTCGCCCGATCTCGACAGCCTGCCCGACGACGCGATCGTGCTGGCGCTCGACCAGATCACCGATCCCCACAATGTCGGCGCTATCCTGCGCTCGGCGGCTGCCTTTGCAGCGTCGGCCGTCATCGTCACTATCCGGCATTCGCCGGCGGCGACCGGCGTGCTGGCGAAATCGGCCTCGGGCGCGCTGGAACACGTGCCTCTGATTGCCGTGCGCAATCTCGGCGATGCGCTCGACGACCTCGGCAAGCGCGGCTTTCTGCGCATCGGCTTCGATTCGGACGGCGAGGTGGCATTCGACGACGTCGTGCTGCGCCGCCCGCTCGTCATGGTGATGGGCGCCGAGGGCAAGGGCCTGCGCCAGCGCACGCGCGATCTCTGCGACCAGGTCGCGCGGCTCGAGGTGCCCGGCACGATCACCAGCCTCAACGTCTCGAACGCGACCGCGATCGCGCTCTATGCAGCAAGCCGCAGGCCCTAG
- a CDS encoding MFS transporter has translation MSMAANVSGAKVAPRPMTKEEKRVILASSLGTVFEWYDFYLYGSLAVMIGAHFFSAFDPNTRAIFALLAFAAGFLVRPFGALFFGRLGDLIGRKYTFLVTIVIMGASTFLVGLLPGYNSIGWIAPVILIALRMLQGLALGGEYGGAAVYVAEHAPPGRRGFYTSWIQTTATLGLLLSLIVILVIRVNMGEADFAAWGWRIPFLLSIFLLAISVWIRLQMQESPAFKKMKEEGTGSKAPLTEAFGTWKNARIALIALFGLTMGQAVVWYTGQFYALFFIQSILKVDLYSANVLIAWALIVGTGGFIFFGSLSDRIGRKPIILAGCLIAALTYFPLFGALTKAANPGLAAAHENVKVQVVADPATCGSVFDPVGIRTFTAPCDIARRALATQAIVYTQTPAPAGTPAKVTINGKDVAIDATFAATIAREAVAAGYPAPGDARIVKTGFFGALFNAQSLTVIAILTVLIIYVTMVYGPVAAALVELFPTRIRYTGMSLPYHIGNGWFGGLLPATSFAMVAGTGDIFYGLWYPIVFALATFVIGLLFVPETKDRDIMTYENT, from the coding sequence ATGAGCATGGCAGCTAACGTATCGGGGGCGAAAGTCGCGCCGCGCCCCATGACCAAAGAGGAAAAGCGCGTCATTCTCGCATCCTCGCTCGGCACCGTGTTCGAGTGGTACGATTTCTACCTCTACGGCTCGCTTGCCGTCATGATCGGCGCGCATTTCTTCTCGGCGTTCGATCCCAATACGCGCGCCATCTTTGCGCTGCTCGCCTTCGCCGCCGGCTTCCTCGTCCGCCCCTTCGGTGCGCTGTTCTTCGGGCGCCTGGGTGACCTGATCGGCCGCAAATACACCTTCCTCGTGACGATCGTGATCATGGGCGCCTCGACCTTCCTGGTCGGCCTGCTGCCCGGCTACAACAGCATCGGCTGGATCGCGCCGGTTATCCTGATCGCGCTGCGCATGTTGCAGGGCCTGGCCCTCGGCGGCGAGTATGGCGGTGCGGCGGTCTATGTCGCAGAGCACGCGCCTCCCGGACGTCGCGGCTTCTACACCTCATGGATCCAGACCACGGCGACGCTCGGGCTGCTGCTTTCGCTGATCGTCATCCTGGTCATCCGCGTCAATATGGGCGAGGCCGATTTCGCCGCCTGGGGCTGGCGCATTCCGTTCCTGCTCTCGATCTTCCTGCTCGCCATCTCGGTCTGGATTCGTCTCCAGATGCAGGAATCCCCGGCCTTCAAGAAGATGAAGGAAGAGGGCACAGGCTCCAAGGCTCCCCTGACCGAAGCCTTCGGCACCTGGAAGAACGCCAGGATCGCCCTGATCGCGTTGTTCGGCCTGACCATGGGCCAGGCCGTCGTCTGGTACACCGGACAGTTCTACGCACTGTTCTTCATCCAGAGCATCCTGAAGGTCGATCTCTACTCGGCCAACGTGCTGATCGCCTGGGCGCTCATCGTCGGCACGGGCGGGTTCATCTTCTTCGGTTCGCTGTCGGACAGGATTGGCCGCAAGCCGATCATCCTCGCCGGCTGCCTGATCGCGGCGCTGACCTACTTCCCGCTATTTGGCGCCCTGACCAAGGCCGCCAATCCGGGCCTTGCCGCAGCGCATGAGAACGTCAAGGTCCAGGTCGTCGCCGATCCCGCCACTTGCGGCTCGGTCTTCGATCCGGTCGGCATCCGCACCTTCACCGCACCTTGCGATATCGCCCGTCGCGCGCTCGCCACCCAGGCGATCGTCTATACCCAGACGCCGGCCCCGGCCGGCACGCCTGCCAAGGTGACGATCAACGGCAAGGATGTCGCCATCGACGCAACCTTCGCCGCGACGATTGCCAGGGAAGCGGTCGCTGCCGGATATCCCGCTCCCGGCGATGCCCGCATCGTCAAGACCGGCTTCTTCGGCGCGCTCTTCAACGCACAGTCGCTGACGGTCATCGCGATCCTGACCGTGCTGATCATCTACGTCACGATGGTCTACGGCCCGGTCGCGGCGGCACTCGTCGAACTCTTCCCGACACGTATCCGCTACACCGGCATGTCGCTGCCCTATCACATCGGCAATGGCTGGTTCGGCGGACTCCTGCCGGCAACCTCCTTCGCGATGGTGGCTGGCACGGGCGACATCTTCTACGGCCTCTGGTACCCGATCGTCTTCGCGCTCGCGACATTCGTCATCGGACTGCTCTTCGTGCCCGAGACCAAGGATCGCGACATCATGACCTACGAAAACACATGA
- a CDS encoding tetratricopeptide repeat protein, protein MYHDLSGDQVSLANEAALLAWNDTLEALMAHAAETPGHLARTLEADPGFGLAHAAKGLMLLSLARPELLGAARDCLARARASQAIREVTRRESMVTEALALWLDDAPRQAALRLEAILEAHPFDVLALKLSHGLRFMLGDQAEMLTSLRRVVPGFTEAHPLTGYVNGCYAFALEEQGFYAEAERAGRRAVALSPRDAWGRHAVAHVLEMTGRPDEGVAWLGDGRNWAHANNLRFHIVWHLALFRLERGETTEVLRLYDEDIRGEETDDYRDVANGASLLARLDYAGVDVGTRWEELAAKAEGRVQDGRLVFADLHYALSLLGAGRHDGAETIARTLVEDWHGHPSGERREAARSGALAAFGLIAFHEGDYAEAARLLGGARSGLVAIGGSHAQRDLFEQAYIESLLRSGSHDRANAILSERLARRGGSNLFAARRLASLRSRPTGRTAALAIAATPLAIAH, encoded by the coding sequence ATGTATCACGATCTCTCCGGCGACCAGGTTTCGCTCGCAAATGAGGCCGCCCTGCTGGCCTGGAACGACACGCTCGAAGCACTGATGGCTCATGCCGCCGAGACGCCCGGGCATCTCGCCCGCACATTGGAAGCGGATCCGGGTTTCGGCCTCGCTCATGCTGCCAAAGGCCTGATGCTGCTCTCGCTGGCACGACCTGAGCTCCTTGGCGCGGCCCGCGATTGCCTGGCGAGGGCACGGGCCTCGCAGGCGATCCGCGAGGTCACCAGGCGCGAGAGCATGGTGACCGAGGCCTTGGCGCTCTGGCTCGACGATGCGCCGCGCCAGGCGGCGCTCCGGCTGGAGGCGATTCTCGAAGCCCATCCCTTCGACGTACTGGCGCTGAAGCTCTCGCATGGCCTGCGCTTCATGCTCGGCGACCAGGCCGAAATGCTCACGAGCCTGCGACGCGTCGTGCCGGGCTTTACCGAGGCCCATCCGCTGACCGGCTACGTCAATGGCTGCTACGCCTTCGCGCTCGAGGAACAGGGCTTCTATGCCGAGGCCGAGCGCGCCGGCCGGCGCGCTGTCGCTTTGAGCCCGCGCGATGCCTGGGGCCGCCACGCCGTCGCTCATGTCCTGGAGATGACCGGCCGGCCCGATGAAGGGGTCGCGTGGCTCGGTGATGGCCGCAACTGGGCCCATGCCAACAATCTGCGCTTCCACATCGTCTGGCACTTGGCCCTGTTCCGGCTGGAACGCGGCGAGACGACCGAGGTGCTGCGCCTCTATGACGAGGACATCCGCGGCGAGGAGACCGACGACTACCGCGACGTCGCCAACGGCGCCTCGCTGCTGGCAAGGCTCGACTATGCCGGCGTCGATGTCGGAACGCGCTGGGAAGAGCTGGCGGCCAAGGCCGAAGGCCGCGTTCAGGACGGTCGCCTCGTCTTCGCCGATTTGCATTATGCGCTTTCGCTGCTCGGGGCCGGCCGCCATGACGGAGCCGAGACGATCGCCCGCACCCTCGTCGAGGATTGGCATGGCCATCCGAGCGGCGAGCGGCGCGAGGCGGCTCGCAGCGGCGCGCTTGCTGCCTTCGGGCTGATCGCCTTCCACGAAGGCGATTACGCGGAGGCGGCGCGGCTGCTCGGCGGCGCCCGCAGCGGGCTCGTCGCGATCGGCGGCAGCCATGCGCAGCGCGACCTGTTCGAGCAGGCCTATATCGAGAGCCTGCTACGCTCCGGCAGCCACGACCGGGCCAACGCCATCCTGAGCGAACGCCTCGCCCGGCGCGGCGGCTCGAACCTTTTTGCCGCGCGCAGGCTCGCCTCGCTGCGCAGCCGTCCAACTGGCCGCACGGCGGCACTCGCCATCGCGGCCACCCCTCTCGCCATCGCCCACTGA
- a CDS encoding DUF6789 family protein — protein sequence MTTATMTRSFALPSSRTVLNLALGGFAGLGFWELFSAVPTAWFAEYPLEPPELVKSLFAHQFGLTLSTPVAKLLHFTTGFLFYPLGYWVLTRWLKSFGMPTDGWIWGVITYFIALGFFAPLAGQHFLLSDVPRLSVMSLVGHAIYGYLAAHIFEALEARAA from the coding sequence ATGACCACAGCGACCATGACCCGCAGCTTCGCCCTTCCGTCCTCCCGCACCGTTCTCAACCTCGCGCTGGGCGGCTTCGCCGGCCTCGGCTTCTGGGAGCTATTTTCGGCCGTGCCGACCGCGTGGTTCGCGGAATACCCGCTGGAGCCGCCGGAACTGGTCAAGTCGCTCTTCGCGCATCAGTTCGGCCTGACGCTCTCGACGCCCGTCGCCAAGCTCCTGCACTTCACCACCGGCTTCCTGTTCTACCCGCTCGGCTACTGGGTCCTGACCCGCTGGCTGAAGAGCTTCGGCATGCCCACCGATGGCTGGATCTGGGGGGTGATCACCTACTTCATCGCGCTCGGCTTCTTCGCGCCGCTGGCCGGCCAGCATTTCCTTCTCAGCGACGTGCCGCGGCTCTCCGTCATGAGCCTCGTCGGCCATGCGATCTACGGCTATCTCGCAGCCCATATCTTCGAGGCGCTCGAAGCGCGAGCGGCCTGA
- a CDS encoding MBL fold metallo-hydrolase, with product MHSFEPSRRAMLAGAGALAAATAFDLNAGISPAQAQGTPVNQAPGFYRYKIGDITLTAINDGFAKRPLEGFVRNAELADVKKAMADAFLPADALNISFTTLAIQSGGKLTLIDTGNGDSGAPTSGAWISNFKAAGFDPKDVSTVVFSHFHGDHINGFRLKDGTAVFPNAEVMVPAAEWAFWMDDAKMNAAPEAMKGAFAGVRRVFGPVAKDVKQFEAGKEILPGITTVAAPGHTPGHTAFAVASGSGKMMIMSDTTNHPALFVRNPDWSAVFDMDGPQAAATRRKLLDMVSADKMQVAFYHAPFPATGHIAKSGNGFEMVPVQWSTAI from the coding sequence ATGCATAGTTTTGAACCTTCGCGCCGCGCCATGCTGGCCGGCGCCGGCGCGCTCGCAGCCGCCACTGCCTTCGACCTCAACGCCGGCATCAGCCCGGCCCAAGCGCAAGGAACTCCCGTGAATCAGGCGCCCGGATTCTACCGCTACAAGATCGGCGACATCACCCTGACCGCCATCAATGACGGCTTTGCCAAGCGGCCGCTCGAAGGTTTCGTGCGCAACGCCGAACTCGCGGATGTCAAGAAGGCGATGGCGGACGCCTTCCTGCCCGCAGACGCGCTCAACATCAGCTTCACCACGCTCGCGATCCAGAGCGGCGGCAAGCTGACCCTGATCGACACCGGCAACGGTGATTCCGGGGCCCCCACCTCCGGCGCCTGGATCAGCAACTTCAAGGCGGCCGGCTTCGATCCCAAGGACGTCTCCACCGTCGTCTTCAGCCATTTCCACGGCGACCACATCAACGGCTTCCGCCTGAAGGACGGCACCGCCGTCTTCCCGAATGCCGAGGTCATGGTGCCGGCGGCCGAATGGGCCTTCTGGATGGACGACGCCAAGATGAATGCGGCGCCCGAGGCCATGAAGGGCGCCTTCGCCGGCGTCCGCCGGGTCTTCGGCCCCGTCGCCAAGGACGTGAAGCAGTTCGAGGCCGGCAAGGAGATTCTGCCGGGCATCACCACGGTCGCGGCGCCCGGCCATACGCCGGGCCACACCGCCTTCGCGGTCGCCTCGGGCTCGGGCAAGATGATGATCATGTCCGACACCACCAACCACCCGGCTTTGTTCGTACGCAATCCAGACTGGTCGGCGGTGTTCGACATGGACGGCCCGCAGGCCGCAGCGACCCGCCGCAAGCTGCTCGACATGGTCTCGGCCGACAAGATGCAGGTCGCCTTCTACCACGCCCCCTTCCCCGCGACGGGCCACATCGCCAAATCCGGCAACGGCTTCGAGATGGTGCCGGTGCAGTGGAGCACGGCGATCTGA
- a CDS encoding YHS domain-containing (seleno)protein yields MLDRRDVMRMLGLAAVMPLAPTRSRGDAGRPVNTLGSSDGVAIRGYDPVAYFRDGGPRPGKAEFSVRHGGAVWRFASAEHKALFEADPARYLPAYGGFCAYGTSRGYLVKIDPEAWSIVDGRLYLNYDRAVQKTWSAKTSVYINQADAKWPSLALQDNR; encoded by the coding sequence ATGCTCGACAGACGCGACGTCATGCGAATGCTCGGCCTTGCGGCGGTCATGCCGCTGGCGCCAACCCGCAGCCGGGGCGATGCGGGCCGACCGGTCAATACGCTGGGCTCAAGCGATGGCGTCGCGATCCGCGGCTACGACCCGGTCGCCTATTTCCGCGACGGCGGCCCGCGTCCCGGCAAGGCGGAATTCTCGGTGCGGCATGGCGGCGCCGTCTGGCGCTTTGCCAGCGCCGAGCACAAGGCCCTGTTCGAAGCCGATCCCGCACGCTATCTGCCGGCCTATGGCGGCTTCTGCGCCTATGGCACTTCGCGCGGCTATCTCGTCAAGATCGACCCCGAGGCCTGGAGCATCGTCGATGGTCGCCTCTATCTGAACTACGACCGCGCCGTGCAAAAGACCTGGTCGGCCAAGACAAGCGTTTACATCAACCAAGCCGATGCGAAGTGGCCCAGCCTGGCCTTGCAAGACAATCGGTGA
- a CDS encoding acyltransferase: MTVTEPQGPLARAFATAASCGFDPGRPGFAVRVPGQPLVVDLPPTPEAARLLQERGISIAGSSGKACRIVLDAEQRQRYQISIELFGHDDQTICLFASSILQGHLRLEHHGQWLVIGATPWPLHFQRIVVRGRESGVLLADGCSSNGAILTVHGDRTAIALGQDCMLSHEIEIAASDEHAIIGLDDLAWLNPPKSVVIGPHAWLGANSSVLKGVTIGAGSILGTRSVASRDIPPRSAAAGMPARIIRENVTWSRHLAPDEANRKVERDKLDAWLAPPG; this comes from the coding sequence ATGACCGTTACAGAACCACAGGGCCCGCTCGCGCGCGCATTTGCTACCGCCGCGTCATGCGGCTTCGATCCGGGCCGGCCCGGTTTTGCCGTGCGCGTGCCGGGGCAGCCCCTGGTCGTCGATCTGCCGCCGACGCCAGAGGCTGCGCGTCTCCTCCAGGAGCGCGGCATCTCGATCGCAGGGTCGTCCGGCAAGGCCTGCAGGATCGTGCTCGATGCCGAGCAGCGCCAGCGCTACCAGATCTCGATCGAACTCTTCGGCCATGACGACCAGACCATCTGTCTGTTTGCCTCGAGCATTCTGCAGGGACATCTGCGCCTGGAGCATCACGGCCAATGGCTCGTCATCGGCGCGACGCCATGGCCGCTCCACTTCCAGCGCATCGTCGTCCGGGGCCGCGAGTCGGGCGTGCTACTCGCCGATGGCTGCTCTTCGAACGGTGCGATCCTGACCGTGCATGGCGACCGGACCGCGATCGCGCTCGGGCAGGATTGCATGCTATCCCACGAGATCGAGATCGCTGCGTCCGACGAGCACGCGATCATCGGCCTCGACGACCTCGCCTGGCTGAACCCGCCCAAGAGCGTGGTTATCGGCCCCCACGCCTGGCTTGGCGCCAATTCCTCGGTGCTGAAGGGGGTCACGATCGGCGCCGGTTCGATCCTGGGCACACGCTCGGTCGCCAGCCGCGACATCCCCCCGCGCAGCGCCGCGGCAGGTATGCCCGCCAGGATCATCCGCGAGAACGTCACCTGGTCGCGCCATCTCGCCCCCGACGAGGCGAACCGCAAGGTCGAACGCGACAAGCTGGACGCCTGGCTCGCGCCGCCGGGCTAG